The genomic region GGCGCCGCGGGTCGCGAAGGGGCCGCCCCCGCCAAGGCACCGACCGAGCCGGCTCCCGCGGCTCCGGCGGGTGCCGAAGAGGCGGCGCCACCGCCCGCGGCCCCGGAGCCGGCCCCGGAAGCCGAGGCCTGATTTCCGGACGACCCACAGCTACTGGCGGCTTTCCGGAGCCGCCATCGCTTTGAAAGGCCCGCGTCGCCGGGCCGCGTAGAGGAATGGAAATGTCGGTAACTGCCCAGGATGTGAAGAAGCTCCGCTCGATGACCGGAGCTGGAATGATGGATTGCAAGAAGGCCCTGACCGAGACCGGGGGCGATTTCGACGCCGCCGTCGACTTTCTCCGCAAGAAGGGGCTTTCCTCCGCCGCCAAGAAGGCCGGCCGCGAAACTTCCGAAGGCATGGTCTACGCCTATATCCATCCGGGAAGCCGGGTGGGTGTGCTGATCGAGGTCAACTGCGAGACCGATTTCGTGGCCCGGACGGACGACTTCCAGGCCCTGGTGCGCGACCTGGCGATGCACGTGGCCGCCGCCCAGCCTCGTTGGGTCGCCCGCGAGGACGTCTCCGAAGCGGAGATCGAGCACGAAAAGAAGATCTACCTCGAGCAGATGAAGGAGTCGGGCAAGCCCGAAGCCGTGCTGGAGAAGATCGTCACCGGCAAGATGGAAAAGTTCTACAGTGAAAACTGTCTGCTCGAACAGGGCTTCATCAAGGATCCGGACAAGACCGTAAAGGACCTGCTCACCGAGGCCATTGCCAAGTTGGGCGAGAACATGCAGATCGCCCGTTTCGTCCGCTACGAACTCGGTAAGTAGCCTTCAGGGGGCGGGACCGCAGCCGGAGAAGAGCCATGACGGCACCGGAGATCCCCTATCGCAGGGTTCTGCTCAAGCTCAGCGGGGAA from Acidobacteriota bacterium harbors:
- the tsf gene encoding translation elongation factor Ts; its protein translation is MSVTAQDVKKLRSMTGAGMMDCKKALTETGGDFDAAVDFLRKKGLSSAAKKAGRETSEGMVYAYIHPGSRVGVLIEVNCETDFVARTDDFQALVRDLAMHVAAAQPRWVAREDVSEAEIEHEKKIYLEQMKESGKPEAVLEKIVTGKMEKFYSENCLLEQGFIKDPDKTVKDLLTEAIAKLGENMQIARFVRYELGK